The following proteins come from a genomic window of Salvia hispanica cultivar TCC Black 2014 chromosome 4, UniMelb_Shisp_WGS_1.0, whole genome shotgun sequence:
- the LOC125223490 gene encoding coronatine-insensitive protein 1-like, which translates to MTNSTTPRRIPSFSGPDDTVWDCVIPYALHRHALSLVCKRWYQIDAITRKHVTIALCYTATPAQLSRRFPHLESLKIKGKPRAAMFNLIGEDWGGYAAPWVHEVARSFSTMKALHFRRMIVSDSDLKLLASSPAAAGLEVLKLDRCSGFSTDGLLHIARACRNLRTLYMEESMITELDGEWLHQLASNNTVLENLNFFMTDLKRVRSEDIDLLARKCPSLTSVKISDCDISKLVEFFRNARSLEDFAGGSVTEPPAQNGEVDSSEQLERYSSISFPPKLCRLGLTYLGRAELPIVYPIAAKLKKLDLLYAMLDTEGHCQILQLCPNLEVLEARNVLGDRGLEVLARHCKNMKRLRIERGADEQDMEDVEGVVSQRGLIALAQGCLELEYLAVYVSDITNAALECLGTHSKNLCDFRLVLLEREEHITDLPLDDGVRSLLIGCDKLIRFALYLRKGGLTDVGLSYIGQYSPKVTWMLLGYVGESDEGLLEFSKGCPSLQKLEMRGCCFSERALATAALQLSALRYLWVQGYNASSDGRDLLAMARPYWNIELIPATRHIVHDAERQRLVIVEDPAHILAYYSLAGQRTDFPSTVTPLDPRASRDP; encoded by the exons ATGACCAATTCCACGACTCCACGAAGAATCCCTAGCTTCTCCGGACCAGACGACACCGTTTGGGACTGCGTCATCCCCTACGCGCTCCACCGCCACGCGCTCTCCCTCGTCTGCAAGCGCTGGTACCAGATCGACGCCATCACCCGCAAGCACGTCACCATCGCCCTCTGCTACACCGCCACTCCCGCCCAGCTCTCCCGCCGCTTCCCTCACCTCGAATCCCTCAAAATCAAGGGCAAGCCCCGCGCCGCCATGTTCAACCTCATCGGCGAGGACTGGGGCGGCTACGCTGCCCCCTGGGTCCACGAGGTCGCCAGATCTTTCTCCACCATGAAGGCGCTTCACTTCCGCCGCATGATTGTCTCCGATTCCGATCTCAAACTGCTCGCCTCCTCACCCGCCGCCGCTGGCCTCGAGGTTTTGAAGCTCGATAGGTGCTCCGGTTTCAGTACCGACGGCCTCTTACACATTGCCCGCGCCTGCAG GAATCTGAGAACTTTATACATGGAAGAGAGCATGATAACTGAGCTTGATGGGGAGTGGCTGCATCAGCTTGCTTCAAACAATACTGTTCTTGAAAACCTAAACTTTTTCATGACTGATCTCAAGAGAGTTAGATCTGAAGACATTGACTTGCTAGCGAGGAAATGCCCATCTTTGACCTCTGTGAAAATCAGTGATTGTGATATTTCGAAGCTAGTTGAGTTTTTCAGAAATGCTCGTTCACTGGAAGACTTTGCTGGCGGCTCTGTAACTGAGCCTCCAGCTCAGAATGGTGAAGTTGATTCTTCGGAGCAATTGGAAAGGTATAGTTCAATTTCGTTCCCCCCAAAATTGTGTCGTTTGGGGCTTACTTATTTGGGAAGAGCAGAGCTTCCGATTGTGTATCCTATTGCTGCGAAGCTTAAAAAGTTGGATCTCCTTTATGCCATGCTCGACACTGAAGGCCACTGTCAGATATTGCAACTATGTCCAAATTTGGAAGTTCTTGAG GCAAGAAATGTTCTTGGAGATAGGGGCTTGGAAGTTCTTGCTCGACACTGCAAAAACATGAAAAGGCTTAGAATAGAGCGGGGAGCTGATGAGCAAGATATGGAAGATGTTGAAGGTGTGGTCTCACAGAGAGGACTAATCGCTTTGGCTCAAGGATGCCTTGAACTGGAATACTTAGCGGTATATGTGTCCGATATTACAAATGCAGCATTGGAATGCCTGGGTACACACTCAAAAAATCTATGTGACTTCCGGCTGGTCTTACTCGAGAGAGAAGAACACATAACGGATTTACCTCTTGACGATGGAGTTCGATCTCTATTAATAGGTTGCGACAAACTCATAAGGTTTGCTTTGTATCTCCGCAAAGGGGGATTGACAGATGTAGGCCTCAGTTATATAGGGCAGTATAGTCCTAAAGTGACATGGATGCTTCTCGGTTATGTTGGGGAGTCTGATGAAGGTCTTTTGGAGTTCTCTAAAGGTTGCCCAAGCCTCCAAAAGCTTGAGATGAGAGGCTGTTGTTTCAGTGAACGCGCACTAGCTACAGCTGCTCTTCAGTTGTCTGCTCTTAGATACTTATGGGTGCAAGGGTACAATGCATCTAGTGATGGTCGAGATCTCTTAGCAATGGCAAGGCCATACTGGAATATCGAGTTGATACCAGCCACACGACACATTGTTCACGATGCAGAGAGACAACGGCTAGTAATTGTCGAGGACCCTGCTCATATTCTTGCTTATTATTCCCTTGCAGGTCAGAGAACTGACTTCCCGAGTACTGTCACTCCTCTCGACCCTAGAGCTTCCCGCGATCCGTAG